The genomic window AGAAACTGGCACATCAGAAACGATTTCACCAGAGAGGTTTTTAACCTTAACGGTAATGGTCTCTGCAGCAGTATTCCCCGCACCAACAGTTAAACTGGTTAAGGCCATATCACTCAAAGGTTCGAGGAATTCTATATTGTCAATAGTAACAAAGTCACCAACATCATAGGTGTCGAGACTAAAATCGTAGTTACCACTTGTGTTTACGTAAGTAGTATAGTTTGTTTTACAAACTGCCTCAAATTCAACAACTACAGAAGCCATACCTGCATAGGCTGCCAAATCGTAGTAAACGGATTTGTAACTAACCTGATTCGTTGCACCGTAGATTTGGGTTCCGTCGGTATTTGTAAGAATATCACCATTAACCCTAACCCTAAAGTAGGAGGTTCCAGCAGCAGTTCGGTATTTCTGACGATAATCGAACTTTAACCTGAAATTCTTTCCTGCTAATGAGGTTGCATCAATATTGCAGATGCTTGCCTTTACAACAAAATTCGGGTTGTTGGTAAAGCAAGCAGCATCGGTACCAGCAAGCCAAGCGGTTGTTGGACCAGATGTTCCTTCCAAACGAATACCATACTTTTGTGCATTGTTCACATAACGAACATTCCCCTGACCTAAAACGGAGGTAAAGTAAAAATTATCGGTCTTTTGGCTTTCAAAGTTTTCGATAAATGGAAGAGTGGATACCGCAACGGTAGGATTGACCGTTACCGCCAATGACCGCTCGCTAATTGCTCCAGTTGTAAGGTCGATAGCTCGAACGCAATACCAGTTATTATTACTTTGGGTAATACCGGTAATGTCGTAACTATTAGATGCTACGTCGGCTAAATGCTCATAAACTTGACCATTTAATTTCAACACCTCATACTTAGCGTTGGCAACAACATCCCAAGTCAAAGCAAATGGACCTGCGCCGCCACATTGTGCCGAACCAACCTTTATGTTTTGTGGAACAGGCATAACATTAAAAACGCCTTTGGTCGCATTAAGAACAGAACCGTTAGAAATACGAATTTTTGCATTACTACTTGTCCCTGCAGGAAGAGTCCATAAGTAACTCCTAACAGAAGATGGAATGTTTGAGGCTATAACTGAATAGTTTACACCGCCATCAGCAGAATACTCAATGGTAAAGGTATTGCTGTAACCTTCACAATCCCAACGAATAACACCCTCGCTACCAGGAGAAAGGTTTTCGCCACCAATAGGATAGGTTAACTTAAGCGTAGGCATGATGATATCGTATACAACAGCAAATTCCTGAACACCATCTGCAATTTCAAACCCATCAACACCAATTGTGTAAGTTCCAGCAGTAGGATTTGAAAAAGTTACCTGCTCTAGGTTGTTCAAGCCATCATAATCTCTAACAGCTGTTGCTGAGGGATTTGCTGGATCTAAAACCCAAGGTAACGTTATTGATCCGCCATTGGAAACACTTAAATCTAAATCGTTTACGAGTATCCGCGAGGCCCCAACTGTACCAGTTGGGTCAGTCCAAGATAGCATCACCTTTAAACCAACAGCCCCACTAGGAACAGTAATATCTTTAGTATAAGTGTTGCCTTGGCTAACAGTGTCAATAAAGTAATGGTTTTGTTCCATAACAGAAACAGCTCTTAACCCGTTGATCTCTCCAAATCCATACTTATAATCTGGACCAAAATTCCCAAGATCATGTGCTGTATTACAAGCCAATCCTCTCATTAATGATGATGCGGGTTGTTGACCGCCATGGGTATCTTTATAGCGCTGATAAACCAGAGCCATTGTTCCAGCAACACCTGGCGTAGCCATAGAGGTTCCGCTCATAAGACCATATCCATTATCAAAAAATGTGGAGTAAACATCTACTCCATCTCCGCTAATGTTTGGAATCAACCGACCATCTTCTGATGGTCCAAAACTGCTGAAATAACTCATACCATCTAATTCATCAACAGCAGCAACCATCAAAGAGTTTTTCATGTTCTTAGAGGTTGTATTAAATCCACCTGGACAAATGCTTTGATTATTACCAGCAGAGAAAACATACAAAAAGTAAGGATACCATCCAGCAATTAAGTCCTCATTGTGGTCTGTACTATTGTAGGCATATGGGTTGGGACAAGCAGTTACATTATAGCCCCATGAATTAGAGGTGATTTCAATACCATCATTATCGAGGGCAAGTAGTCTTTCATTTGGAACAGCTAACCCATTGGACTGAACGTTAAAATTCCAAGCGTATAGTTGTGCTTCAGGGGCCATACCAGTTGCTCTGGGATCAAGAAGGCCTGCTCCAGTAATTGTGCCGCCAGTATGGGTACCGTGATCGCTTCGATGGCTCTCAAACTCACGGACAACTAATCGATCGTTGAAATCCCGGTGGTTGTAGACATCACCATCCCAAAGGCCAATTTTAACACCCTTTCCTGTTAAGCCATAGCCTAAGCCAGGAATCGAAGAACTTAAAACATTGGCACGATGCAAACTCTTACCATGATCGTTATCCAACACGGAAGGAGGTGCTATTGGCTCAATATTCATAACCCAGTCCAAAGAGGATAACGTAGCAAGATTGGAGATAGAAACTTCAGCCGAGAACATATGAAACTTACCCATCATCTTAACAGAGGTAATTTTCAATTTAGAAATTGCGGCAGCAACTGTAGTCTCATCAACATCTTTAAAATAGGTAACATCTACTTTAACGATATCAATACCCGCTTTAGCATAGTCAGGTACATTACCCTTGGCTAAATCCTGACGTATTTTATACTCAGGCTTAATCGGAATAAAGGACCTAATGTTCTTTGACGCGCTTCTGCTAATAGAGTAAAAGCGAGAAGAAACAGAAACATAGTAGGCATAACCCTGCAAATAGTTTAGCAGTGTGATTCCTTGTTCCTTCAACTGTTTTTGTTCGGCAACAGTGGGCAAAGAATTAAACTGCATAATAAAATGATTCACTTGCGAAGGTGCAGTAGTTACTCCTTTCGCTTTTAACCCTTTTCTCACATCCTGAAAATTAGCAGGAAGTGTAACACTATTTTCATTCAGTGTTACCCTGTACTGGTTTGGGTTGTGGCGCTGCGCCCAGCCAACCCCAACCGTTGTGACAAGAGTCAATAGAAGTAAAAATTTTTTCATGAGTAATTAATTAGGTTTATAGAGTATCAACTCAGGAAACTGCCTAAGCTGACCAAATATAAAGAATAATAATAATAAATGACACATATCACTCCAATAAGTTTTTGAAAACAGGCAAGAATAATGATAGAGAATAGATTTTTTTTAAAATATTTATCTAGCATCATCAATGAAATACAACAAATCGCAATAACAAAACATTGTCTGCAAAATTAAAAAAGGGGCTGCCATTGGCAGCCCCTTAAATTTGATTCCTTTACAGGATTCGACTACTTATTACTTATGATAACATTATCAATGTTAAATCCAGTAGAAGATGTTCCGCTGCCTGAATACTTAAAGGCAACATAAATTTTCTGTCCTGCATATGCACTTAAATCAACCGAACCAGAGTTTACCCAGATAAATTGGCCATCGGAAAGAATAGGAACGCGAGCAGGAATCTTGATCCAGGTAGCGGAACCAACCGTTCCACTAAAATCCGTAGATACAAATACTTCCAACGTAGCTCCATCGACCCAATGGTGATACTCAGAAATAAACTTCAGAGCACTAACACCAGTGGAAGGCAAATCTACCCCTGGAGTTATAAGCCAAGCAATATTGCTTACCTCACCACTACCGAAGGGTGTCATCTCTGCATAACTATCACTATTGTATACATTACCTCTCCACTTTTTAGTTCCGGCCTCAGCAAAATTCGTCCATCCCGAAAGGGTAATATCTGCATATTTTACGACAGAGGTGAAACTTTCAGAAAACACAACGGCTGGCTCAACGCATCTATCATTCACAAACTGAAAATCCTTTTCCGATCGCACAACCAATTGATATGTACTAGCACCAAATTTAGTAAGAACACCAACAGCAGAACCATTCAGATTAGGCAAAGACAGAGCACCAAAAGTAGAGTATCCACTTGTTCTTAATACAATAGTATTACCATCACAATCCTTTAGTGTTCTATTGGTCGTGGCAGTACCATCAACAAATATCTTTGCTGTATCTGTCACAAGAAACTCAACTCCATCAAGGCGAATTAACCTACCTTTCAACGAATCATTCAAGTCGGTGAGTTTCACGGTGAGTGGATTTTCTGCACCCCTTAAGCCGGAAAGTTCAACAAAATCGTTTATATTACTAGCATCTATTCGGCTCAACGTATTGTCTACCTCAGGAGTACCAAGTTGAACATCATAAGAAGAGGAAGATCGCATAGCATAAAGATTCGACACTTTAAGGATAACTGGCCAACCTGGTTTAAACGCATAAGCAGAAAACATATCCTTAGCTTCAACCAACACCTCAATACCACCAGTGCCATCTTCAATCCAAACACTCTTATAGAATGCACCTGCGGAATCGGAAGAAACAACAACGCCCTTTATTACTAAAGTCGTGTCTAATCCGCGCTCCTTTAGATCGTTATAAAACGATTGAGAATAAAGAGCACTAATCTTTTTTAAACCAGTTGTAGTACTGCTACCATAAAGAGTCCGTAGCTGTTTAACCGTAGTCGTTGCGGTTAAACCTGAATAAGTAACAGGAGGTACTGTATCGAAGTCCTCTTTAACACAGCTACCTGCGGTTATGAGAATGCTAAGCAGTAAAATGCTCCATACATTACGATTAAATATTGTTTTCATAGTTTCATCATATTTAATGTTACTAAAATCTGGGATCATCCATCACAACATCCTTTGTATCCCGAATAACTAGCTGAAATGCTCCATTGTAAACTGACAATATGCCAACAATCGAGCCACTTCCTGTTGGGAGTACATCCCCAGCAAATGCAGAAAAATCGCTAGTACGCAATTCAACAGGGACACCGGACTTAAGCTTTAAAATTCGGCTCCTCACTAACGAACCTGTACTAATGGCATAGGTCAAACGAGAACCATCAAAGTCTGAAACAGTTTTTAAAAATTCTGCATCTTTGATTTTTACAAGTTTTCCAGCATTTAGAACACTAGGAGTAGTTATCTCAAGAATGTCAACAGGGTTCGGTTTTTTCCCTTTCTTAATGATATGCTGGCCGATGATATAGTCGGTTTCGAGCCCGCCAATTTGGACAATACCATCGGGAGAGTATGTTGAACCCAACTGTCTCATTCCACCATAATCACCAATAAAAAGACCCTTGCAAACCACAATCAAACGTTGGCCACGCTTGTAGTCGTTGTAGAGCGTAGTCTTGCTAAGCTTAATTTCGATGCCACCCGTTGCATCCTGAATGTAAATGGACTTGTAGAAGTTTCCAGCCTTATCGTCCGAAATAACAACACCCTCAATAATAACAGAATCGGGCACAGCCAAAACACCGTTTCCCCACATGCCTTTCAGCTGAGAAATGGTAGTATTCTTCTCAATACTGGTGGTATCGCTGTAAGGAGCTGGTTCGGCAAAATCGTCCTTTACGCAGCTTGTGGATAACACTGCGGTTGCAGAGATTCCCAGCAATACCGCAAAAAATATTTTTTTCATAGTTTTTTCTTCAAGTTAAAATCCAAGACTAGAAACGGTAGCTAACCATAACAAAGAAGGTTCTGCCATAGCCGTAAAAGTATTTAGAAGGATACTTATCCACATTCTTTGTGGCGTAATCGAACCTCATCTGCTCATAACCACCGGTCACCATATCCTGCTTGTCGAGCACGTTCGAAATATTAAAGCTGAGGTTAAGGTAGTTTCGTTTGAACTTCCACGAAGCACCACCATAAATATCAAGGGTAAATGCATCAGGAATACTCTCCTGATTCACAATTTTATTGTATAGATCTACATCCTCAACACCGGTAACTGCTTCGCTAGTACGGCGCTCTGGGTTAAAGTCTAAATAAGATTGGCCAAAATAGTTCGCATTGAAACCAACGAACCAATACTTAGGCGAACTATACTTCAAACCAATAGAAGCAGCGGTTTGTGGAGTTCCTGCGTCAAAGAAATTCTTAACATAAACAGTTTTGTCTACAGCAAGGAATTCATCGCTATTATCCTTCGAAATCGTAACCTTAGGTCTTGAGGTATACTGATACGAACCTGCTGCCGCAGCAACTGTAGCGGTAAATGTAGGTGAAAGTTTAATTTCAGTACCAAACTCAAGTCCCATATTGCGCTTATCAATACCAGTCATTGCATAGTTTACAAATGTTCGGTATGTATCGTGATAGAAACTCTTTAATTCTGTTTGATCCACAAACTGCGTGTAGTAACCGGTTAATCTCGCTTTAACAAAAGGAGTGCGAAGATTGTAGCTTAAATCGCCGCTATAAACCGTCTCACTTTTCAAGTTATCAACAACCTTATTGTTTACGCGAGGAGAGCTATAACTGTTGCGTATAAATGGTGCACGTGTCATGTAGGCAACATTTGCATCGAAGTAGTGACGGCCAGTTAGCTTATAGGTAGCACCTGCCTTGAACCCAAAATCGTTAAACTGTTGCTTCTTGGAATCGCCCTTTGAGCTATTTGGGAAACGACCATTGGCCACATTTCCAGTTCTCCAAAACTCGGTAAATGTATAGTTACCGGCAAGGTAGTAATCAAAATTGCTATAAGAGAACTCAGCCAACGACCAAGCCTTAATTGTATTAACACTCGATTCATAGTTATAACCATACGTATCACCCTCCTTTACAATATGGTTTGGGATGGAGATGTCGTTTTGTGCGGCATTTACATCACCCTTAAAATCACGTTCTGCGAACTGATCCACGTCAACAAAATAATCTCCACCCATTAGATCAACAACGGTTTTGAAATGCTTCGCATTGTAGCGCATTAACTCAATGCCACCCGACAATACAAGATGATTGTTGATTTCCGTGTTGAATATGGAGTTTGCAGTCAGCTGGGTTTGATCGTCACGACGCTCTTCAATAATGTACTTCGACCTACGGCCAGTTTCTGTCCCACCTAACCCATTAGCGTTTAGAATGGTATCTATATTATTATAGTTTACATTATAGAGTCGATCCCAGTTTACTTGATTCACCGACTGATCATTTTGAAAACTCGACACAATGTCGTTATAACCACCTGCATCCACGTTATAACTTGGCAAGTAGCGATAGTAATCGGGGCGAGGATCTGGAGCATCATACCAGTTAAGCGCAGTGCTTCCGTTACGACCAAAAGAATATCCTACAGAGGATGTCAACTTAGTTTTATCGCTAATCTTCCAAAAGTGGTTAAAAATAGCCATTGGTTCGTTGGTGTTGCGAATGCGAGAATTTCTCTTTTCGCCATCTTGCCAACCCCAGTTTGGGTTATAGAAGTTTGAGCCAACCAAGTCGTAAGCCTCTTGAGTGGAACCACCAGCCATACCCCGCTTAACTGGAGCACCAAAAACGGTTAGAGCGACAGTATGCTTATCGTTAAATTTTTTCTCAATGGCACCAAAGTAAGCCCATGCATCGTAAGAGGTTCCCTCTGTATAGCCTTCCTTGGCATAACGACGCGAACCGGAAACGGTATAAGCCCAACCATTCTCCATTGCTCCCGAGGAGTAGGTTGCTATTACTCTGTCGGTATAACTCCGATTGGAACGAGCGTAGGAAGCCTTAAATCCTTTTCGTTGTGCAGATGGACGAGTATTGATGTTTGTTATGCCCCCAATATTACCAAAAGAGAAGCGACTAGCCTCAAGGCCGTTGCGAGTCTCCTTATTACGAGTCACATCATTCAAACCGCCCCATTGCGACCAAGATCCCCATCCCGACTCTGGATCGTTCACGGTAATCCCATTCATATATAAAGTGGAGTTGTCGGAATCGTAACCTCGAACCCGGAATCGGGCCGAACTAAACGTAAAACCGGCAATATTGGTAAATACATCGGAGGAAGACTGAAGCATCCCAGATACGTTTTGCGAGGAAGACTCACTATCCAACTCATCACCACCAATGGTAAAATCTGAATTGATAGACGACAACGCCTCTGCATTTAGATTTTTCGCAAAAGCCAGTTCGCCCAAGTTATTCTCGCCTTCTACAACCGTTATGGTCATAGTAAGATCGGTATAGCCATAAAGTACAACCTCTATAGTTTGCTCACCTACAGGGATATTTTTTAATTCAAAATTTCCGGCAGCATCAGTGTAGGATAGCTGGTTGCTTCCGGCAAGACCTACGGTAACTCCGGGTAACCCCGCTCTCGAATCTTTATCGAGA from Williamwhitmania taraxaci includes these protein-coding regions:
- a CDS encoding DUF5689 domain-containing protein, with the protein product MKTIFNRNVWSILLLSILITAGSCVKEDFDTVPPVTYSGLTATTTVKQLRTLYGSSTTTGLKKISALYSQSFYNDLKERGLDTTLVIKGVVVSSDSAGAFYKSVWIEDGTGGIEVLVEAKDMFSAYAFKPGWPVILKVSNLYAMRSSSSYDVQLGTPEVDNTLSRIDASNINDFVELSGLRGAENPLTVKLTDLNDSLKGRLIRLDGVEFLVTDTAKIFVDGTATTNRTLKDCDGNTIVLRTSGYSTFGALSLPNLNGSAVGVLTKFGASTYQLVVRSEKDFQFVNDRCVEPAVVFSESFTSVVKYADITLSGWTNFAEAGTKKWRGNVYNSDSYAEMTPFGSGEVSNIAWLITPGVDLPSTGVSALKFISEYHHWVDGATLEVFVSTDFSGTVGSATWIKIPARVPILSDGQFIWVNSGSVDLSAYAGQKIYVAFKYSGSGTSSTGFNIDNVIISNK
- a CDS encoding DUF5689 domain-containing protein, producing MKKIFFAVLLGISATAVLSTSCVKDDFAEPAPYSDTTSIEKNTTISQLKGMWGNGVLAVPDSVIIEGVVISDDKAGNFYKSIYIQDATGGIEIKLSKTTLYNDYKRGQRLIVVCKGLFIGDYGGMRQLGSTYSPDGIVQIGGLETDYIIGQHIIKKGKKPNPVDILEITTPSVLNAGKLVKIKDAEFLKTVSDFDGSRLTYAISTGSLVRSRILKLKSGVPVELRTSDFSAFAGDVLPTGSGSIVGILSVYNGAFQLVIRDTKDVVMDDPRF
- a CDS encoding TonB-dependent receptor is translated as MKKLLFTAFVLISAGLGVAFSQVGLVKGTVLDKDSRAGLPGVTVGLAGSNQLSYTDAAGNFELKNIPVGEQTIEVVLYGYTDLTMTITVVEGENNLGELAFAKNLNAEALSSINSDFTIGGDELDSESSSQNVSGMLQSSSDVFTNIAGFTFSSARFRVRGYDSDNSTLYMNGITVNDPESGWGSWSQWGGLNDVTRNKETRNGLEASRFSFGNIGGITNINTRPSAQRKGFKASYARSNRSYTDRVIATYSSGAMENGWAYTVSGSRRYAKEGYTEGTSYDAWAYFGAIEKKFNDKHTVALTVFGAPVKRGMAGGSTQEAYDLVGSNFYNPNWGWQDGEKRNSRIRNTNEPMAIFNHFWKISDKTKLTSSVGYSFGRNGSTALNWYDAPDPRPDYYRYLPSYNVDAGGYNDIVSSFQNDQSVNQVNWDRLYNVNYNNIDTILNANGLGGTETGRRSKYIIEERRDDQTQLTANSIFNTEINNHLVLSGGIELMRYNAKHFKTVVDLMGGDYFVDVDQFAERDFKGDVNAAQNDISIPNHIVKEGDTYGYNYESSVNTIKAWSLAEFSYSNFDYYLAGNYTFTEFWRTGNVANGRFPNSSKGDSKKQQFNDFGFKAGATYKLTGRHYFDANVAYMTRAPFIRNSYSSPRVNNKVVDNLKSETVYSGDLSYNLRTPFVKARLTGYYTQFVDQTELKSFYHDTYRTFVNYAMTGIDKRNMGLEFGTEIKLSPTFTATVAAAAGSYQYTSRPKVTISKDNSDEFLAVDKTVYVKNFFDAGTPQTAASIGLKYSSPKYWFVGFNANYFGQSYLDFNPERRTSEAVTGVEDVDLYNKIVNQESIPDAFTLDIYGGASWKFKRNYLNLSFNISNVLDKQDMVTGGYEQMRFDYATKNVDKYPSKYFYGYGRTFFVMVSYRF
- a CDS encoding S8 family serine peptidase, with protein sequence MKKFLLLLTLVTTVGVGWAQRHNPNQYRVTLNENSVTLPANFQDVRKGLKAKGVTTAPSQVNHFIMQFNSLPTVAEQKQLKEQGITLLNYLQGYAYYVSVSSRFYSISRSASKNIRSFIPIKPEYKIRQDLAKGNVPDYAKAGIDIVKVDVTYFKDVDETTVAAAISKLKITSVKMMGKFHMFSAEVSISNLATLSSLDWVMNIEPIAPPSVLDNDHGKSLHRANVLSSSIPGLGYGLTGKGVKIGLWDGDVYNHRDFNDRLVVREFESHRSDHGTHTGGTITGAGLLDPRATGMAPEAQLYAWNFNVQSNGLAVPNERLLALDNDGIEITSNSWGYNVTACPNPYAYNSTDHNEDLIAGWYPYFLYVFSAGNNQSICPGGFNTTSKNMKNSLMVAAVDELDGMSYFSSFGPSEDGRLIPNISGDGVDVYSTFFDNGYGLMSGTSMATPGVAGTMALVYQRYKDTHGGQQPASSLMRGLACNTAHDLGNFGPDYKYGFGEINGLRAVSVMEQNHYFIDTVSQGNTYTKDITVPSGAVGLKVMLSWTDPTGTVGASRILVNDLDLSVSNGGSITLPWVLDPANPSATAVRDYDGLNNLEQVTFSNPTAGTYTIGVDGFEIADGVQEFAVVYDIIMPTLKLTYPIGGENLSPGSEGVIRWDCEGYSNTFTIEYSADGGVNYSVIASNIPSSVRSYLWTLPAGTSSNAKIRISNGSVLNATKGVFNVMPVPQNIKVGSAQCGGAGPFALTWDVVANAKYEVLKLNGQVYEHLADVASNSYDITGITQSNNNWYCVRAIDLTTGAISERSLAVTVNPTVAVSTLPFIENFESQKTDNFYFTSVLGQGNVRYVNNAQKYGIRLEGTSGPTTAWLAGTDAACFTNNPNFVVKASICNIDATSLAGKNFRLKFDYRQKYRTAAGTSYFRVRVNGDILTNTDGTQIYGATNQVSYKSVYYDLAAYAGMASVVVEFEAVCKTNYTTYVNTSGNYDFSLDTYDVGDFVTIDNIEFLEPLSDMALTSLTVGAGNTAAETITVKVKNLSGEIVSDVPVSYTVNGGAVVSEVVPGPIAPIAEATYAFTQTADFSVGGVYSVVAAANWPNDPIASNNSMTAYKANNGTDILIGTGTPTTTCDGWLVDNAGRYADYAVSQTKTHRFIPGTAGKNVKITFTEFATEEGYDFVYVYNGNSTSAANLLGKFAGSALPPSITSSSANGNLTIKFTSDFDVNDMGFVAHIECVDKPAVDAAVTAITAPTASGIKTTTETVTFTLFNYGLTALTTYDMYYQIDNNTPVIESVTTDNIASATSLVKSFAVKADLSIAATYALKVWVVAVGDAIAENDSTTVSVVSLASTADAGVSAILTIRPSRVGTSTIAATIKNFGTTSISNFDVAYAINGDAEVVQAVVGPIAAGATSAITFTTKADFTAANNYNVDIYTKLAGDVLATNDTMSTQVVVVAPSALNVVGSFYGGLNVATASAIPAVDLVNNYTIEAWVNLSDPTNYGNIFNKTNVILDYTTTYGVAFYGTNSYLLRVTGATSSFIRYVPNSVKKGTWQHVALTVSSTNVYTLYIDGVAQTWTVYSGAAVATKTNSSNPISIGNRASDLLRPVNGLIDEVRVWNSCLDQSTISGNMMTDYAANTAGLLAYYKIKEGAGSYLFDYSSNDNTAIISGADVSGMGDGKFWNAPGLLLKNFNFTGEKVPTTFDANTNTFTSIMDAADLSALTANFTPSQQSVIMIGAAVQTSGSVLDFTSGTKNYTAEGFGFNTGISQNYTVNVSNDLSSACDLTAYSFETADNAGLLSSIVLDGSGNNFYKKVSSSLDLTALKALFTISPQATLAINNVAQANPQSSVVDYSSPVMVTVVSRNGRDFKNYSITVDARSSSADLTAFSIPLEQVGTTTIDAVN